A single region of the Silene latifolia isolate original U9 population chromosome 8, ASM4854445v1, whole genome shotgun sequence genome encodes:
- the LOC141595203 gene encoding uncharacterized protein LOC141595203, translating to MKIFSWNVRGLRSTDSSIIPYIRWSVRYYDASIVFLQETKCSLADSVCKTSSLNLPHFCDTDALGLNGGLLLLWDDRSDILPLIADPHFILCKVVNRASNNVWFALFLYAESSNASRASFWKDMKALCSSYSPLYMIGDFNQVEHHYDKLGGSSNITRWKSFLDWRINIPLSELSYSGPNFTWANKRDSSSLILERLDRCYASQDWILLFPDAHLQNLNLFLSDHAPIVLSTSVKIKKPKRPYRVDNWCLEHPAIQSLISSIWNSTVVHHAAASVSMKLANIRSAILKWVFQNRYHFMLDWSLISKDLSVSTTHAQDSSSAFNHINNIRSIEHDIYIQHSFWKQRAKSEFRFNDGMPTSYFFSRSKTREKRLRIFALKNDMGNWISSDMDLSQLIVSHFTSLFTSSTQSTPSLALEDLSIPQLDGFQENYLSQLFTPKDVENAFFFDET from the coding sequence ATGAAGATTTTCTCATGGAATGTTAGGGGTCTACGTAGTACGGACTCCTCTATCATTCCGTACATTCGCTGGTCCGTACGCTACTATGATGCTTCTATAGTTTTTCTACAAGAAACCAAATGTTCCTTAGCGGATAGTGTTTGTAAAACTAGTTCTCTCAACCTACCTCATTTTTGTGATACTGATGCACTTGGTTTAAACGGTGGGTTACTTTTGTTATGGGATGATAGATCTGATATTTTACCTCTTATAGCAGATCCCCATTTCATCCTCTGTAAAGTTGTAAATCGTGCTTCTAATAATGTATGGTTTGCTCTCTTTTTGTATGCCGAGTCTTCTAATGCGTCTAGAGCTAGTTTCTGGAAAGATATGAAAGCTCTCTGTTCATCTTACTCTCCTCTGTATATGATTGGGGATTTCAACCAGGTTGAACATCATTACGACAAACTTGGAGGCTCTTCAAACATTACGAGATGGAAATCTTTTTTAGATTGGCGTATAAATATTCCTCTTTCAGAGCTTTCGTATTCTGGCCCTAATTTTACTTGGGCTAACAAGAGAGATTCCTCTAGTTTGATTTTGGAGCGTCTTGATCGTTGTTACGCATCTCAAGATTGGATTCTTCTGTTCCCAGATGCACATCTTCAAAATCTCAACCTTTTCCTTTCCGACCATGCCCCAATTGTGTTATCTACTTCTGTCAAAATCAAGAAACCAAAGCGACCCTATAGAGTGGATAATTGGTGTTTGGAACATCCGGCTATTCAATCTCTTATTTCATCCATCTGGAATTCTACTGTTGTACACCATGCTGCTGCTTCTGTCTCTATGAAACTTGCAAATATCCGCTCTGCAATTTTAAAATGGGTTTTTCAGAATCGATATCACTTTATGTTAGACTGGAGCTTAATTTCCAAGGACTTATCAGTTTCTACTACTCATGCTCAGGATAGCTCCTCTGCTTTTAATCATATTAACAATATTAGATCAATTGAGCATGATATCTACATCCAACACTCCTTTTGGAAACAACGTGCTAAATCCGAATTCCGTTTTAATGATGGGATGCCGACTTCATATTTTTTTAGCCGATCAAAAACTCGTGAGAAACGTCTTAGGATTTTCGCTTTGAAAAATGATATGGGCAATTGGATTTCTTCTGATATGGATCTCTCTCAACTTATTGTTTCTCACTTCACTAGCCTGTTTACTTCCAGTACTCAATCTACGCCCTCCTTAGCGCTTGAAGATTTATCTATTCCTCAACTTGATGGTTTTCAGGAGAATTATTTGTCTCAACTTTTCACGCCCAAAGACGTTGAAAATGCATTTTTTTTCGATGAAACCTAA